In one window of Chryseobacterium sp. JV274 DNA:
- a CDS encoding bacteriocin has product MKNSKNQKRKLSKNELKEISGGANRPICPRVISCTDPHTGEERSGVPGMQDGFCC; this is encoded by the coding sequence ATGAAAAATTCAAAAAATCAAAAAAGAAAGCTTAGTAAAAATGAGCTTAAAGAAATCAGTGGCGGAGCCAACAGACCCATCTGCCCAAGAGTAATAAGCTGCACAGATCCTCACACCGGAGAAGAACGCTCAGGAGTGCCTGGCATGCAGGATGGATTTTGCTGTTAA
- a CDS encoding bacteriocin, translating into MKKSNIQKRKLTKSELKQINGGSGPLCPGTCFCNIDGEMTIGSCDTKGRCC; encoded by the coding sequence ATGAAAAAATCAAACATTCAAAAAAGAAAATTGACAAAAAGTGAATTGAAACAAATCAATGGAGGTAGCGGCCCCCTTTGCCCGGGAACTTGTTTCTGCAATATTGACGGTGAAATGACTATAGGCTCATGTGACACCAAAGGAAGATGCTGTTAA
- a CDS encoding TlpA family protein disulfide reductase produces the protein MKNLIKILAIFIFCTVFKAQQTEVSVIKYEDLEKRIQQEKNKLLVVNFWSTTCGPCVKELPHFMEVNVEFADNQKFKMILVSLDRLADKERVLKFIKNKNLTAEVLLLDDIKRMNTWIPKFEKDWDGNIPVTLFYKNGVKVHFNDGEMSKEDLGKTIKENLQ, from the coding sequence ATGAAGAATTTAATAAAGATATTAGCTATATTTATATTTTGTACGGTTTTTAAAGCCCAGCAGACTGAAGTTTCTGTGATAAAATATGAAGATCTGGAAAAGCGGATTCAGCAGGAAAAAAACAAATTATTGGTTGTCAATTTCTGGTCAACAACCTGTGGGCCATGCGTAAAAGAGCTTCCTCACTTTATGGAAGTGAATGTTGAGTTTGCTGATAATCAGAAATTTAAAATGATTTTGGTTTCACTGGACAGGCTTGCAGATAAAGAAAGAGTATTGAAATTTATTAAAAATAAAAATCTTACTGCTGAGGTTCTCTTGCTGGATGATATCAAAAGAATGAATACCTGGATCCCCAAGTTTGAAAAAGACTGGGATGGGAATATTCCTGTAACGCTGTTCTATAAAAATGGAGTGAAAGTTCATTTCAATGACGGTGAAATGAGCAAAGAAGACCTTGGGAAAACAATTAAAGAAAATCTACAATAA
- a CDS encoding thioredoxin family protein: MKNLKILMTAFIVGLGLLSFTTTDHDKNKIQKENISSKGYEVGDEAADFKLKNIDGKMVSLSDFKSAKGFIVVFTCNHCPYAKKYEDRIIELDKKYKAQGYPVIAINPNDPNVQPEDGFQQMIERAKQKSFTFPYLVDEGQKIYPQYGATKTPHVFVLKKENGKNIVKYIGAIDNNYDNPNDVSEYYAQDAVNALIKGEPVKMTKTVAIGCTIKIKK, encoded by the coding sequence ATGAAAAACCTGAAAATTTTAATGACCGCATTCATCGTTGGGCTTGGATTACTGAGCTTTACAACGACAGATCATGATAAAAACAAAATTCAGAAAGAGAATATTTCTTCAAAAGGCTATGAAGTAGGAGATGAAGCTGCTGATTTTAAGCTTAAAAATATTGATGGCAAAATGGTTTCTTTAAGCGATTTTAAGAGTGCAAAAGGATTCATTGTTGTATTTACATGCAATCACTGCCCATACGCCAAGAAATATGAAGACAGAATTATTGAGCTGGATAAAAAATATAAAGCTCAGGGTTACCCGGTAATCGCGATTAATCCTAACGATCCTAATGTACAGCCTGAAGACGGCTTCCAGCAGATGATTGAAAGAGCAAAGCAAAAAAGTTTTACTTTCCCATACCTAGTAGATGAAGGGCAGAAAATTTATCCACAGTACGGAGCGACAAAGACTCCTCATGTTTTTGTACTGAAGAAAGAAAACGGAAAGAATATCGTGAAATATATTGGTGCTATCGACAATAATTATGATAACCCGAATGATGTATCCGAATATTATGCTCAGGATGCCGTAAATGCTCTGATAAAAGGAGAGCCGGTAAAAATGACTAAAACGGTAGCTATCGGATGTACAATTAAAATAAAGAAATAA
- a CDS encoding DUF2809 domain-containing protein, which yields MKLQFSLKYLLLTLFIFLVEVLIATKLSGIFFVRAYLGDVIVVMLLYTFVKSFVKVNDEKLILRILIFSFLIEFAQYFHIAEKLGFRSGSLMYIVIGNSFSWIDNLCYAIGCLLLYIFVRITKSEGVTSTSNS from the coding sequence ATGAAATTACAATTCAGCCTTAAATATCTCCTTCTGACCCTATTTATTTTTCTTGTAGAAGTATTGATTGCCACTAAACTGAGCGGTATTTTCTTCGTAAGAGCTTATCTCGGGGATGTTATTGTGGTGATGCTTCTTTATACTTTCGTAAAGAGTTTTGTAAAAGTAAATGATGAGAAACTGATTCTGAGGATCCTTATTTTTTCATTTTTGATAGAATTTGCACAGTATTTCCATATTGCAGAAAAATTAGGCTTCCGTTCTGGAAGCCTGATGTATATTGTTATTGGAAATTCTTTTTCATGGATTGATAACCTTTGCTATGCCATAGGCTGTCTACTGCTCTATATTTTCGTAAGAATAACAAAAAGTGAAGGCGTAACCTCAACCTCTAATTCCTAA
- a CDS encoding YARHG domain-containing protein, translated as MKIVNYTLISLLAVSLASCKKEGNTNESGKDSLTAKKDSVVVPEVHQEYYGIYTGEFAGMEKVVDETDGSEYDVNNYKRISLKINRITKDSVYGQSIVNGNQRPFRGVFNETSTSFVLDEPGNDKTDGRFEVKLKGDSLTGKWNAFDKTTVKAPSKTLKLTKKEFVYNPNFMLDKDSDLVDWSNPKEFTEKYKDEETGKTESYKTSKNRIASEAIFKLNASKQKLTEKDLKNLRKLDLEIIKNSVFARHGYSFKKETYRNFFEQTDWYIPVSSNVDNDLSPMEKENVALLNRFTKYAEDKYDSFGR; from the coding sequence ATGAAAATTGTAAATTACACTCTTATTTCTTTACTGGCAGTTTCTTTGGCAAGCTGTAAAAAAGAGGGAAATACCAATGAATCGGGGAAAGATTCTCTGACCGCCAAAAAGGACTCTGTCGTAGTACCTGAAGTTCATCAAGAATATTACGGAATTTACACAGGTGAATTTGCCGGAATGGAAAAGGTAGTTGACGAGACAGATGGTTCGGAATATGATGTCAACAATTATAAAAGAATTTCTTTAAAGATCAACAGAATTACAAAGGACAGCGTTTACGGACAAAGTATTGTAAATGGCAACCAACGCCCGTTCAGAGGTGTTTTCAATGAAACATCTACCTCTTTTGTCCTGGATGAACCGGGAAATGACAAAACAGACGGAAGGTTTGAAGTAAAACTAAAAGGTGACAGCTTAACCGGAAAATGGAATGCCTTCGATAAAACAACAGTTAAAGCGCCTTCAAAAACACTTAAGCTCACTAAAAAAGAGTTTGTTTATAATCCCAACTTTATGCTTGATAAGGATTCTGATCTGGTAGACTGGTCCAATCCCAAAGAATTTACAGAAAAGTACAAAGATGAAGAAACCGGAAAGACAGAAAGCTATAAAACGTCTAAGAACCGTATCGCTTCAGAAGCAATATTCAAACTAAATGCCTCCAAGCAGAAACTGACAGAAAAAGATCTTAAAAACTTAAGAAAACTTGATCTTGAGATCATCAAAAATTCCGTATTTGCAAGACATGGTTACTCTTTCAAAAAAGAAACCTACAGAAATTTCTTCGAACAAACAGACTGGTACATCCCGGTTTCCAGCAATGTAGACAATGATCTTTCTCCAATGGAAAAGGAAAATGTGGCTTTATTGAACCGTTTTACCAAATATGCAGAGGATAAATATGACAGTTTTGGGAGGTAG
- a CDS encoding DUF2306 domain-containing protein, translating to MLSAKRNSNSFFKILLIIGFGYFFWLMLKITLEYIPFNPEVSFLMIKQTEVIDRPEYLTFFYTHVYTSIFVLLSGFLAILRLNFGLKNFHRNMGKMYIFLILIFAAPSGIYMGLFANGGLLSKVSFVILGFSWWFSTYKAYQLARQKRFKEHKQWMWRSFAFTLSAITLRMWKVIIVYLFHPNPMDVYQIIAWLGWIPNILIIEYLITKKHI from the coding sequence ATGCTCTCTGCTAAAAGAAATAGTAATTCCTTCTTTAAAATCCTTCTCATCATAGGATTCGGGTATTTCTTTTGGCTGATGCTGAAGATCACCTTAGAATACATTCCTTTTAATCCTGAAGTCAGTTTTCTGATGATCAAACAGACGGAAGTTATAGACAGACCTGAATATCTTACATTTTTTTATACTCACGTTTATACAAGCATTTTTGTCCTTCTTTCAGGATTTCTGGCTATTCTCAGACTGAATTTTGGATTAAAAAACTTTCATCGGAATATGGGAAAAATGTATATTTTTCTCATTCTGATTTTCGCTGCCCCTTCTGGAATCTATATGGGACTCTTTGCAAACGGAGGGCTTTTATCAAAGGTTTCTTTTGTTATTTTGGGCTTTTCATGGTGGTTTTCAACATATAAAGCATATCAACTGGCAAGACAGAAAAGGTTCAAAGAGCACAAGCAATGGATGTGGCGGAGTTTTGCTTTTACATTATCTGCCATTACTCTGAGAATGTGGAAAGTAATTATTGTATATTTATTTCATCCCAATCCAATGGATGTCTATCAGATCATTGCCTGGTTGGGCTGGATTCCCAATATCCTTATTATTGAATATTTAATCACAAAAAAACATATATGA
- a CDS encoding energy transducer TonB: MKKISILILLLGAQFAFSQTTQKEEQQSPSPSSEINKDEHKVDDTISIAPEFPGGMVAIRKYISSEMDISKFSNSPGTFKSVTTFDVNPDGSISSISTTGNSPILNKEMDRIMKKLKKKWKPGTINGQPVKTKFTMPMGLSI, encoded by the coding sequence ATGAAAAAAATATCAATACTGATTTTACTGTTAGGAGCTCAGTTTGCCTTTTCCCAAACAACACAAAAAGAAGAGCAGCAATCACCATCTCCTTCGTCAGAGATAAATAAAGATGAGCATAAGGTAGATGATACTATATCTATTGCTCCGGAATTTCCAGGTGGAATGGTAGCCATAAGAAAGTATATAAGCAGTGAAATGGATATTTCTAAATTTTCGAACTCTCCTGGAACATTTAAATCTGTAACGACTTTTGATGTTAATCCTGATGGAAGTATTAGCTCAATTTCTACAACTGGCAATAGTCCTATTCTGAATAAAGAAATGGATCGTATTATGAAGAAATTAAAGAAAAAATGGAAGCCCGGTACTATAAACGGACAACCGGTTAAAACCAAATTTACCATGCCGATGGGCCTAAGTATTTAA
- a CDS encoding alpha/beta fold hydrolase, producing the protein MKKNFVFLLLFWLFLGYSQERSIVSSWTAFAQALNIENKQNWNFRVTAKIRKDNKDNNSNCGLWCRIDNKDRSTGFFENQYYGIKVTNEWKTYEIKGIINTNAKTINIGAFAQDNGDFYFDDFKLEVNDGKSKKWLEIPLENSGFENDITASNAWFEGIHSQKITHVKHFTVGSSDYKPFSGHKSLLIKGQGIIGSMPDGKFMEVNGIKLYYEIYGEGEPLLMLHGNGQSISAFMNQKDTFAKKYKVIIVDCRERGKSTYDKTKELTFDIQTEDLKQFLEKLNIKKTKILGWSDGGILALSMAMKYPQLVDKIACSGANIFPEGVKDDEFKSMKEMLASLTKENKDHKNDVFIDLLNLDLKYPNWQYEDLKKIQCPSLIIAGDKDLIKTEHTVKIAESIPQGQLAIIPNTSHYVPEEKPELFNELVIDFFENK; encoded by the coding sequence ATGAAAAAAAATTTCGTATTCCTTCTTCTGTTCTGGCTGTTCTTAGGATATAGCCAGGAAAGATCTATTGTTTCTAGCTGGACCGCATTTGCACAAGCCCTAAATATAGAGAATAAACAAAACTGGAATTTCCGGGTAACGGCAAAAATCCGAAAAGACAATAAAGATAATAATTCCAACTGCGGCCTATGGTGCAGAATAGACAATAAAGACCGTTCTACTGGTTTTTTTGAGAATCAATATTATGGAATCAAAGTCACTAATGAATGGAAAACATATGAAATAAAAGGAATCATCAATACCAATGCGAAAACAATCAATATCGGAGCTTTTGCACAAGACAATGGAGATTTTTATTTTGACGATTTCAAGTTGGAAGTCAATGATGGAAAGTCAAAAAAATGGCTTGAAATTCCTTTAGAAAATTCAGGTTTTGAGAACGATATTACTGCATCAAATGCCTGGTTTGAAGGAATCCATTCTCAGAAAATAACCCATGTAAAACATTTTACGGTTGGATCTTCAGATTACAAGCCATTCAGTGGCCATAAATCATTGCTGATAAAGGGTCAGGGCATTATAGGTTCCATGCCGGATGGAAAATTTATGGAGGTCAATGGTATTAAATTATATTACGAGATCTATGGAGAAGGAGAACCATTGCTTATGCTTCATGGGAATGGACAATCCATCAGTGCTTTTATGAACCAAAAGGATACTTTTGCTAAAAAGTACAAAGTTATCATTGTAGATTGCCGTGAGCGTGGAAAATCTACTTATGACAAAACGAAAGAACTTACCTTTGATATTCAGACAGAGGACCTTAAGCAGTTTTTAGAGAAACTGAACATCAAAAAAACAAAGATTCTGGGCTGGAGTGACGGCGGAATTCTTGCTTTATCCATGGCTATGAAATACCCTCAGCTAGTAGATAAAATTGCCTGTTCCGGAGCCAATATTTTCCCTGAAGGAGTCAAAGATGATGAGTTTAAATCTATGAAAGAAATGCTCGCCAGCCTTACTAAAGAGAATAAAGACCATAAAAATGATGTTTTCATAGACCTTTTGAATCTTGACCTTAAATATCCAAACTGGCAATATGAAGATCTGAAAAAAATTCAGTGTCCGTCATTGATTATTGCTGGCGATAAAGATCTTATAAAAACAGAACATACGGTAAAAATAGCGGAATCTATTCCACAAGGGCAACTGGCTATTATTCCGAATACAAGCCATTATGTTCCTGAAGAAAAACCAGAATTGTTCAATGAACTCGTTATCGATTTTTTTGAAAATAAATAA
- a CDS encoding NAD(P)/FAD-dependent oxidoreductase, protein MKQIIIIGGGAAGFFCASNLDEKKYTITILEQNSDVLQKVKISGGGRCNVTHACFDPRELVQFYPRGNKELLSVFSKFQPGDTMEWFDQRNVPLKIENDNRTFPESNSSQTIINTFLNETQKKNVSVKTKCTVKEIEKQDEKYIVKTNSGDFEADYIVYTTGSSPKSLKMVENLGHKIVDLVPSLFTFNIKDELLKDLPGTSFENAGISIPKLKTDESGPLLITHWGLSGPAVLKISAWEAISLAKLKYNFEIEVNFVSIEMDEAEEIFHNFKQSNPKKTIGQSKIFDITNRFWQKILDISKVDLNKQVANISGKEMQKILENLCQKKFQVTGKSTFKDEFVTAGGVDLKEINFKNMSSKLLPNFYIAGEVLNIDAVTGGFNFQACWSEGWLIAQDLNNL, encoded by the coding sequence ATGAAACAGATCATTATTATCGGAGGCGGTGCTGCAGGCTTTTTCTGCGCATCCAATCTTGACGAAAAGAAATATACAATTACGATTTTAGAACAGAACTCGGATGTTCTTCAGAAGGTTAAAATTTCCGGAGGTGGGCGTTGCAATGTGACTCACGCATGCTTTGATCCCAGAGAGCTTGTTCAGTTTTATCCTCGTGGAAATAAGGAACTATTAAGTGTTTTCAGCAAATTTCAGCCTGGAGACACGATGGAATGGTTTGACCAGCGTAATGTTCCGTTGAAAATTGAAAATGACAACAGAACTTTCCCTGAAAGTAATTCTTCTCAGACGATCATCAATACTTTTCTGAACGAAACCCAAAAGAAAAATGTCTCTGTAAAAACAAAATGTACGGTAAAAGAGATTGAAAAGCAGGATGAAAAATATATCGTAAAGACCAATTCGGGGGATTTTGAAGCCGATTATATCGTATATACTACCGGAAGCTCACCAAAATCTCTAAAAATGGTTGAAAATCTGGGTCATAAAATTGTAGACCTCGTCCCTTCCCTTTTTACATTTAATATTAAAGATGAATTGCTTAAAGATCTTCCGGGAACAAGCTTTGAAAATGCAGGAATTTCCATTCCAAAGCTGAAAACTGACGAGAGCGGGCCGCTGCTTATTACCCACTGGGGACTTTCCGGACCTGCTGTTCTGAAAATCTCCGCATGGGAAGCTATAAGTCTGGCAAAACTTAAATATAACTTTGAAATTGAAGTTAATTTTGTTTCCATAGAAATGGATGAGGCTGAGGAAATCTTCCATAATTTTAAACAAAGCAATCCTAAAAAGACCATCGGACAATCGAAGATTTTTGATATTACCAACCGATTCTGGCAGAAGATTTTAGACATTTCAAAGGTTGACCTGAACAAACAGGTTGCTAATATTTCCGGAAAGGAAATGCAGAAGATCCTGGAAAATCTTTGTCAAAAGAAGTTTCAGGTAACCGGAAAGTCTACTTTTAAAGATGAGTTTGTGACGGCTGGAGGTGTTGATTTAAAGGAAATTAACTTTAAAAACATGTCTTCAAAATTACTTCCTAATTTCTATATTGCCGGAGAAGTTTTGAATATAGATGCAGTGACTGGCGGTTTCAATTTCCAGGCATGCTGGAGTGAAGGATGGCTTATTGCACAGGATCTCAATAATTTGTAA
- a CDS encoding acyl-CoA thioesterase translates to MIFYHKFEVRWSDLDANKHLANSSYVQYCAQARMAFMTKEKMGVTQLSRWGIGPVILHERYSFFKEIYADQIVIVSVEIDGCAEDSSIYRFVHKFYTPDGMHCATAEATGVWIDMMLRKMTTPPDDVVEAMNKYKSPETVVLSKEDFKKFPFHPHNIDPAELIK, encoded by the coding sequence ATGATTTTCTACCATAAATTTGAAGTGCGATGGAGCGATCTTGATGCCAATAAGCACTTAGCCAATTCATCATATGTACAGTATTGTGCGCAAGCCAGAATGGCTTTTATGACTAAAGAGAAAATGGGAGTTACCCAGCTAAGCAGATGGGGAATTGGTCCTGTTATCCTGCACGAAAGATATTCTTTCTTCAAAGAAATATATGCAGATCAAATTGTCATTGTAAGTGTGGAAATAGATGGTTGTGCAGAAGATTCTTCCATTTATCGTTTCGTACACAAATTCTATACACCAGATGGAATGCACTGCGCCACTGCAGAAGCTACAGGAGTATGGATTGATATGATGCTTAGAAAAATGACCACTCCGCCGGATGATGTAGTGGAAGCAATGAATAAATATAAAAGCCCGGAAACGGTTGTATTATCGAAAGAAGATTTCAAAAAATTTCCTTTCCATCCACACAATATCGACCCGGCAGAATTGATTAAATAA
- the thiL gene encoding thiamine-phosphate kinase, whose amino-acid sequence MFEDKSQELTPISKLGEFGLIKHLTEHFPLSNESSELGVGDDAAVINPDNKKVVLTTDVLAEGVHFNLGYVPLKHLGYKAVVVNLSDIAAMNATPTQILVSLAVSNRFPVEALEEIYSGIQAACGRYKVDLIGGDTTSSNSGLVMSITAVGIENEENIVKRSGAKPNDLLVVTGDLGGAYMGLQILEREHAVYLADPNMQPEMEGYDYILERQLKPEARTDVKTILEELDIKPTSMIDISDGLASEILHLSDQSKVGFRLYEEKVPLDNLTISTADEMNLNPVMTALSGGEDYELLFTISPDDFDKIKNHPDFTIIGHAVEKEEGNFMVARGSNQLVALTAQGWDAFLNQ is encoded by the coding sequence ATGTTTGAAGATAAATCACAGGAGCTGACGCCCATTTCAAAATTAGGAGAATTCGGTCTTATTAAGCATTTGACAGAGCATTTTCCGTTATCCAATGAATCTTCGGAGCTTGGAGTAGGAGATGATGCAGCGGTTATCAATCCTGATAACAAAAAAGTAGTTCTTACCACAGATGTACTGGCGGAAGGAGTACACTTCAATCTTGGATATGTACCATTGAAGCATTTAGGTTATAAAGCGGTGGTAGTAAACCTTAGCGATATTGCAGCAATGAACGCAACTCCTACACAGATATTGGTTTCTCTTGCGGTTTCCAACCGTTTTCCGGTGGAAGCTTTAGAAGAAATCTATTCCGGAATTCAGGCTGCTTGCGGAAGATACAAGGTTGATCTGATTGGAGGAGATACTACAAGTTCCAATTCGGGGCTGGTGATGAGTATTACCGCTGTAGGAATTGAAAATGAGGAAAATATCGTAAAAAGAAGCGGAGCAAAACCTAATGATCTTCTTGTGGTAACCGGAGATTTAGGGGGTGCCTACATGGGATTACAGATTCTGGAAAGAGAACATGCTGTGTATCTTGCAGATCCGAACATGCAGCCGGAAATGGAAGGCTACGACTATATACTGGAAAGACAGCTGAAACCTGAAGCAAGAACAGACGTTAAAACGATTTTGGAAGAACTGGATATAAAGCCAACTTCTATGATTGATATTTCAGACGGCCTGGCTTCCGAAATCCTTCACCTTTCAGATCAGTCAAAAGTAGGATTCAGATTGTATGAAGAAAAAGTACCACTGGACAACCTTACGATCTCTACCGCGGATGAAATGAATTTGAATCCGGTAATGACTGCTTTAAGCGGTGGTGAAGATTATGAACTTTTATTTACGATTTCGCCAGATGATTTTGATAAAATTAAAAATCACCCGGATTTTACCATTATAGGTCATGCCGTAGAAAAAGAAGAAGGAAACTTTATGGTGGCGAGAGGATCTAACCAGTTGGTAGCACTTACTGCTCAGGGTTGGGATGCTTTTTTAAACCAATAA